One region of Oryza glaberrima chromosome 7, OglaRS2, whole genome shotgun sequence genomic DNA includes:
- the LOC127779842 gene encoding probable carboxylesterase 18 has product MGHEKEQETAGDELRRPEPPALPWTVRLQLFALVTAVDLVQRGDGTVNRFLFSLADRQSAAAARPDAHGVRSGDVTVDAARGLWARVFSPASSGAVESPPLPVVVYFHGGGFALLTAASSQYDALCRRLCRELRAVVVSVNYRLAPEHRYPAAYDDGMDVLRHLGTVGLPADVAAAVPVDLTRCFLVGDSAGGNIAHHVAHRWAAATTSSSRRVRLAGVVLLQPFFGGEERTEAELRLDGVGPVVSMARADWCWRAFLPEGADRDHPAAHVTGESAELAEAFPPAMVVVGGYDTLQDWQRRYAGMLRRKGKAVQVVEYPAAIHSFYVFPELADSGELIKEMKAFMERNAPPKYC; this is encoded by the coding sequence ATGGGGCACGAGAAGGAGCAAgaaacggccggcgacgagctccggcggccCGAGCCGCCGGCGTTGCCGTGGACGGTGCGGCTCCAGCTCTTCGCTCtcgtcaccgccgtcgaccTCGTGCAGCGCGGCGATGGCACCGTCAACcgcttcctcttctccctcgccgaccgccagagcgccgccgcggcgcgcccggACGCCCACGGCGTCCGCTCCGGCGACGtcaccgtcgacgccgcccGCGGGCTGTGGGCGCGCGTGTTCTccccggcgagcagcggcgccgtGGAGTCCCCGCCGCTCCCCGTCGTCGTCtacttccacggcggcggcttcgcgctcctcaccgccgcctccagccaGTACGACGCCTTGTGCCGCCGGCTCTGCCGCGAgctccgcgccgtcgtcgtctccgtcaACTACCGCCTCGCCCCCGAGCACCGCTACCCCGCCGCCTACGACGACGGCATGGACGTGCTCCGCCACCTCGGCACCGTCGGCCtccccgccgacgtcgccgccgccgtccccgtcgacctcACCCGCTGCTTCCTCGTCGGCGACAGCGCCGGCGGCAACATCGCCCACCACGTCGCGCACCGatgggccgccgccaccacctcctcgagccgccgcgtccgcctcgccggcgtcgtcctgcTGCAGCCGTTcttcggcggcgaggagcggacGGAGGCGGAGCTGAGGCTGGACGGCGTGGGGCCGGTGGTGAGCATGGCGCGCGCGGACTGGTGCTGGAGGGCGTTCCTGCCGGAGGGCGCCGACCGCGACCACCCGGCGGCGCACGTCACCGGCGAGAGCGCCGAGCTGGCGGAGGCGTTCCcgccggcgatggtggtggtcgGAGGGTACGACACGCTGCAGGACTGGCAGCGGCGGTACGCCGGGATGCTGCGGCGGAAGGGGAAGGCAGTGCAGGTGGTGGAGTACCCGGCGGCGATCCACTCCTTCTACGTCTTCCCGGAGCTCGCCGACTCCGGCGAGCTCATCAAGGAGATGAAGGCGTTCATGGAGCGCAACGCGCCGCCCAAGTACTGCTAG